From Veillonella dispar, one genomic window encodes:
- a CDS encoding ABC transporter permease, whose product MNKEDFLPIERTPQEEITSFIKRPSKWARFKVNRLAVVGATIILVMIVLAILGPLISPYTYADQSLIDANQSPSFSHWFGTDTLGRDIYTRVMYGARISLTIGFVAAFINLVIGVTYGGIAGYLGGKVDRIMMGIVDVLYGIPLLLYVILLMVVLGPGLTSIFVALGIAYWLNMARIVRSQILKVKNEEYIIAAEAMGIPKYRILLRHILPNCVGPIIITLTLAIPEAIFTEAFLSFIGLGVNAPMASWGVLASEGISSMRSYPFQLIFPAVAISVTMLGFAFLGDGLRNVLDPKEGDR is encoded by the coding sequence ATGAATAAGGAAGATTTTTTACCTATTGAACGAACTCCTCAAGAAGAAATTACAAGCTTTATAAAACGTCCTAGTAAATGGGCAAGGTTTAAGGTAAATCGCTTGGCCGTAGTAGGGGCTACTATCATCTTAGTGATGATTGTACTAGCTATTTTAGGCCCCCTAATTTCGCCGTATACCTATGCGGACCAATCCCTAATCGATGCGAACCAAAGTCCGAGCTTTAGTCATTGGTTTGGCACAGATACATTGGGCCGCGATATTTATACGCGCGTTATGTACGGCGCTCGCATTTCCTTAACTATCGGTTTTGTAGCGGCTTTCATCAATCTTGTTATTGGTGTTACCTATGGCGGTATTGCAGGTTACCTTGGTGGCAAGGTTGACCGCATCATGATGGGCATCGTAGATGTTTTGTACGGTATTCCACTTTTACTTTACGTAATTTTGTTGATGGTTGTACTTGGCCCTGGTTTAACGTCTATTTTCGTAGCATTGGGCATTGCGTACTGGCTCAATATGGCCCGTATCGTACGTAGCCAAATTTTGAAAGTTAAAAATGAAGAATACATCATTGCTGCTGAAGCGATGGGTATTCCCAAATATCGCATTTTATTGCGTCATATTTTGCCAAACTGCGTGGGACCAATCATCATTACATTGACATTGGCCATTCCAGAGGCTATTTTTACAGAAGCATTCCTTAGCTTCATCGGTTTAGGTGTTAATGCACCTATGGCGAGCTGGGGTGTACTCGCTTCTGAAGGGATTAGCAGCATGCGCTCTTATCCATTCCAATTGATTTTCCCTGCTGTTGCCATTAGTGTTACCA